Proteins found in one Pontibacter sp. SGAir0037 genomic segment:
- a CDS encoding histidine phosphatase family protein, translating to MSIKKVYLIRHGQTDYNLQGIVQGSGIDSDLNAEGRKQAASFFEKYKDVPFDKVYTSALKRTMQSVQGFLDMGLPHEQHAGLNEISWGHREGTRITPEEDAYYYGVLRTWEEGNTSVPIEGGESPEMVAARQKPFIDLMLSRPEEKTILICMHGRAMRVLLCQLLNYPLRCMDKFEHLNLCLYELDYTGTMFTVKKYCDVSHAYGQDKPLVG from the coding sequence TACCTGATCCGCCACGGGCAAACCGACTACAACCTGCAGGGCATTGTGCAGGGCAGTGGAATAGATTCTGATCTGAATGCAGAGGGACGTAAACAGGCAGCCTCTTTTTTCGAAAAGTATAAGGATGTTCCGTTTGATAAAGTTTATACTTCAGCTCTGAAAAGAACGATGCAGTCGGTACAGGGATTCCTGGACATGGGGCTGCCGCACGAGCAGCATGCCGGGCTGAACGAGATCAGCTGGGGCCACAGAGAGGGCACCCGTATCACCCCGGAAGAAGATGCTTATTATTATGGTGTGCTTCGCACCTGGGAAGAAGGCAATACCTCGGTACCGATAGAAGGAGGTGAAAGTCCGGAAATGGTGGCTGCCCGGCAGAAACCATTTATTGATCTAATGCTGAGCAGGCCGGAGGAGAAAACGATCCTGATCTGCATGCATGGCCGGGCAATGCGGGTTTTATTATGCCAGCTGCTCAACTACCCGCTTCGGTGCATGGATAAGTTCGAGCACCTGAACCTGTGTCTCTATGAGCTGGATTATACCGGTACTATGTTCACAGTGAAGAAGTACTGCGATGTGTCGCATGCTTACGGGCAGGACAAGCCGCTGGTAGGTTAG